Part of the Pseudomonas bubulae genome, TTCCCGCGTTAACAGCAAGGCACTTTTCGCCGCAGGTGCAGCGCTGATGATGCTTCTTAGCGCTCATCCCGCATTCGCGTCCAGCACCGCTGGGGGCGGCCTTCCTTTCGATGACTGGTTTACAACCATCCGCTCGTCCATCACTGGACCATTCGCCTTTACCGCGTCGATTGTCGGCTTGGTTGGTGCCGGTGCCACGCTGATTTTCGGCGGCGATATGAACGGCTTCCTGCGCACCTTGATTTTCATCGTCCTGGTCTTGTGCTTCATCGTCGCGGCACAAAACACCTTGTCGGCCATCACCGGCCAAGGCGCTGAAATCACCGCTGCGCAGGATGTGGCCGCGAAGTCTGCCGACTGGATCACCAGCAAGGTCGAGGCCATTCGCTCGGCTACTGCTCGCTTGGTAGTGGGAGCGTAATTCCTATGGCACTACGCAAGATCCCTATTCGTCGGGCCGGCAATCGCCATAACCTTTTCATGGGTGGGGATCGTGAAATGGTTATGTTCAGCGGTCTGCTCGCCGCCATCCTTATCTTTGCTGCGCAAGATTGGTTGGCCTTCCTCCTGGGCGTGGGCATGTGGTTCGCCTCGCTCTGGATGCTGCGCAAGATGGGCAAATCTGACCCTCTTATGCGCTTTGTCTATCTGCGCAACCGCCGATACAAACCCTTTTACCCGCCGCGTGCCACTCCCTTCCGCGAAAACGGCACCTCTCAAGGGAAGCAATACAAATGATTGAATCACTGCTCATCGCAATTGCGGTCGTGGGCGTCCTGTTGGTGCTGTTTTTGCTCTCGCAGGTACGTAAGGTCAATGAAGACCTTCGACTTAAAAAACATCAATCCACCGAAGCCGGCCTTGCCGATCTTCTCAATTACGCGGCTGTCGTCGATGACGGCGTGATTGTTGGCAAGAACGGCTCTTTCATGGCGGCGTGGCTGTACAAAGGATCTGACAACGCCAGTGCAACCGATGTAGAGCGGGAAATGAACTCGTTCCGCATCAACCAGGCGCTGGCCAACATGGGCAGCGGCTGGATGGTTCACGTCGATGCAGTCCGTAGGCCGGCTCCGAACTACAGTCACCCCAGCCAATCGAATTTCCCTGATCCGGTATCGGCAGCAATTGACGAAGAACGTCGCCGTACCTTTGAGGGGCTGGGCAATCTGTACGAAGGCTTCTTTATCATCACGGTAACGTGGTTCCCGCCAATGCTTGCAGAGCGCAAGTTTGTCGAGCTGATGTTCCATGACGATTCAGACAAGCCAAACAAAAAAGCACGCACGCATCACTTGATCGACTTCTTCAAAAAAGAGGTCAAAAACATCGAATCTCGCATGTCCTCCGCTGTATCCATGGAGCGCCTGCGCGGTCAAAAAATCATGAATGAGGACGGGTCAACCGTAACTCATGATGAGTTCCTGCAATGGCTCCAGTTCTGCGTTACGGGTATCAATCATGCCGTGATGCTGCCGACCAATCCGATCTACATCGACAACCTGATTGGGGGCAAGGAGCTGTATACCGGCGTAACGCCAAAGTTAGGCCGCAAGTTCATCCAGGTAGTCGCCATTGAGGGTTTCCCTCTGGAGTCCTCGCCTGGAATCCTGACGCGCCTTGCTGAGCTGCCTGTTGAATACCGCTGGTCAAACCGTTTCATCTTCATGGATCACCATGAGGCAGTTTCGCACCTGGAGAAGTTTCGCAAGAAATGGAAGCAGAAGATCCGGGGCTTCTTTGACCAGGTATTCAACACCAACGGCGGCACCGTCGATGAGGATGCCGTTTCTATGGTGGCCGATGCTGCATCGGCTATTGCTGAAACCAATAGCGGCATGGTTGCGCAAGGCTTCTATACCAGTGTCGTAGTGCTGATGGACGAAAGTCGGTCAGTGGTGGAAACGGCAGCGCTCCAGCTTGAAAAAGCTATCAACGGGATGGCGTTCACCGCTCGCGTCGAAACCATCAACACCATGGATGCCTTCATGGGTTCACTGCCAGGTCACGGCGTAGAGAACGTGCGCCGGCCTCTCATCAATACGATGAACCTGGCCGACTTGATCCCGACAAGCACCATCTGGACTGGCGAGAACTTCGCACCTAATCCACTGATGCCGCCTAACTCGCCGCCGCTGATGCACGGGCTTACAAGTGGTAACTCGCCTTTCCGAGTCAACATCGATGTGCGCGACTTGGGTCACGCCATCATGTTTGGCCCGACTCGGGCAGGTAAGTCTACGCACCTGGCAATTCTCGCCATGCAATGGCGCCGTTACTCCAACGCCAGGCTATTTACCTTCGACAAGGGTATGTCGATGTATCCGAGCTGCAAGGCAGCCGGGGGTTCTCACTACGTTGTGGCAGGTGCTGGCGAAAAGCTCGCTTTCGCTCCCTTGTCCAACCTGGTGACTCGCTCGCGCCGTGCCTGGGCAATGGGCTGGGTTGACGACCTGCTGGCATTGAACGACATCAAAACCACGCCAGAACAGCGCAACAAAATCGCCGAAACCATTCTTGAAATGGGCAAGGTCGAGGAAGAAACAGGGCGTCCGGGAACGCTGTCTGAATTCACCGCAATGGTTCAGGACAATGACATTCGGGCGGCACTCAAGGACTACACCGTTGATGGTCTGATGGGTCACTTGCTCGACGCAGAAGTGGATCAACTCTCTATTTCCGACTTCATCACTTTTGAAATTGAACACCTGATGGACTTGGGGGATCGCTATGCGCTGCCTGTCTTGCTTTACCTGTTTATGCGAATTCAAGAAGCGCTGGATGGCCGGCCAACCCTGATTATTCTCGATGAGGCTTGGCTAATGCTGGGTCACGATGTGTTCCGCGAGAAAATCCGCGAGTGGCTTAAAACCCTGGCAAAGAAAAACTGCCGCGTACTGATGGCAACTCAGAACCTTTCTGACGCCTCTCAATCAGGGATTCTGGACGTCATTGTTGAGTCCACTGCCACCAAAATCTACCTGCCGAATATGTATGCGCGTGATGAAGCAGCGACCGCGCTTTACCTCCGCATGGGCCTCAACTTGCGCCAGATTGAAATCATCGCTACTGCGCAGCAAAAGCGCGATTACTACCTGGTATCTGAGAAAGGCCGCCGCCTATACAGCCTTGCACTAGGCCCGCTGGCTCTCTCCTTCGTCGGTGCGACCGGCCCAGACGACATAGCAATCATCAAGAAGTTAGAGGAACAGCACGGCGATGCGTGGGTGCATGTGTGGCTCCGCGACCGTGGCTTGAGCCTTGATAACTACAGGAGTGCAGCATGAGCATTTTCAATCGCCGCAAAGACGCGGAAACAGAAGTAGCCGGCGCAA contains:
- a CDS encoding TrbC/VirB2 family protein, coding for MQNNTSRVNSKALFAAGAALMMLLSAHPAFASSTAGGGLPFDDWFTTIRSSITGPFAFTASIVGLVGAGATLIFGGDMNGFLRTLIFIVLVLCFIVAAQNTLSAITGQGAEITAAQDVAAKSADWITSKVEAIRSATARLVVGA
- a CDS encoding conjugal transfer protein TrbD; translation: MALRKIPIRRAGNRHNLFMGGDREMVMFSGLLAAILIFAAQDWLAFLLGVGMWFASLWMLRKMGKSDPLMRFVYLRNRRYKPFYPPRATPFRENGTSQGKQYK
- a CDS encoding VirB4 family type IV secretion/conjugal transfer ATPase, translated to MIESLLIAIAVVGVLLVLFLLSQVRKVNEDLRLKKHQSTEAGLADLLNYAAVVDDGVIVGKNGSFMAAWLYKGSDNASATDVEREMNSFRINQALANMGSGWMVHVDAVRRPAPNYSHPSQSNFPDPVSAAIDEERRRTFEGLGNLYEGFFIITVTWFPPMLAERKFVELMFHDDSDKPNKKARTHHLIDFFKKEVKNIESRMSSAVSMERLRGQKIMNEDGSTVTHDEFLQWLQFCVTGINHAVMLPTNPIYIDNLIGGKELYTGVTPKLGRKFIQVVAIEGFPLESSPGILTRLAELPVEYRWSNRFIFMDHHEAVSHLEKFRKKWKQKIRGFFDQVFNTNGGTVDEDAVSMVADAASAIAETNSGMVAQGFYTSVVVLMDESRSVVETAALQLEKAINGMAFTARVETINTMDAFMGSLPGHGVENVRRPLINTMNLADLIPTSTIWTGENFAPNPLMPPNSPPLMHGLTSGNSPFRVNIDVRDLGHAIMFGPTRAGKSTHLAILAMQWRRYSNARLFTFDKGMSMYPSCKAAGGSHYVVAGAGEKLAFAPLSNLVTRSRRAWAMGWVDDLLALNDIKTTPEQRNKIAETILEMGKVEEETGRPGTLSEFTAMVQDNDIRAALKDYTVDGLMGHLLDAEVDQLSISDFITFEIEHLMDLGDRYALPVLLYLFMRIQEALDGRPTLIILDEAWLMLGHDVFREKIREWLKTLAKKNCRVLMATQNLSDASQSGILDVIVESTATKIYLPNMYARDEAATALYLRMGLNLRQIEIIATAQQKRDYYLVSEKGRRLYSLALGPLALSFVGATGPDDIAIIKKLEEQHGDAWVHVWLRDRGLSLDNYRSAA